A region from the Gossypium hirsutum isolate 1008001.06 chromosome A08, Gossypium_hirsutum_v2.1, whole genome shotgun sequence genome encodes:
- the LOC107933520 gene encoding abscisic acid receptor PYL9 has protein sequence MNGDDAHSMMESQYIQRHHRHNIRDDQCTSALVKHIKAPVHLVWSLVRRFDQPQKYKPFVSRCIMKGDLGIGSVREVNVKSGLPATTSTERLELLDDEEHILGIKIVGGDHRLRNYSSIMTVHPEVIEGRPGTMVIESFVVDVPEGNTTDETCYFVEALIRCNLKSLADVSERMAVMDQTQPINRY, from the exons ATGAACGGTGATGATGCTCACAGTATGATGGAATCCCAGTACATACAGAGACATCACAGGCACAACATCAGAGACGACCAGTGCACCTCTGCTCTTGTTAAACACATCAAAGCCCCTGTTCATCTC GTATGGTCATTGGTAAGGCGATTTGACCAGCCTCAAAAGTACAAGCCCTTCGTCAGCAGGTGTATAATGAAAGGGGACCTCGGGATCGGCAGTGTTAGAGAGGTCAACGTCAAGTCCGGACTTCCGGCCACCACCAGCACCGAACGGTTGGAACTTCTCGATGACGAAGAAcacattttaggcatcaaaatcGTCGGCGGCGACCACCGTCTCAGG AATTATTCTTCGATCATGACGGTGCATCCCGAGGTAATTGAAGGAAGGCCAGGTACAATGGTGATCGAATCGTTCGTCGTGGATGTGCCGGAAGGGAACACCACGGACGAAACTTGTTACTTCGTGGAAGCTTTGATCCGATGTAACCTGAAATCGTTAGCCGATGTTTCAGAGAGGATGGCTGTGATGGATCAGACACAGCCTATCAACCGATACTAA